Genomic DNA from Peribacillus simplex:
GGCCGCTTTTACACCAATTTCAACTGGTAGACCGACATGTGCAAGTGCATGGATCCTGGCAGCACCCGTTCCGCCATCAAAACCAGACAGCGTTATGATATCGGCCCCCGCTTTTGCGACGCCGACAGCAATCGTACCAATGTTTGGAACGACTGGTACTTTGACGGCAACTTTTGCTTTGTCATTTGCCGTTTTTAGCTCATGGATCATTTGCGCCAAATCTTCAATTGAGTATATATCATGGTTATTGGAAGGGGAGATCAAATCGGAACCGATTGTTGCATTTCGGGCTTCTGCGATTTTCGCTGTGACCTTGGAACCGGGAAGGTGACCGCCTTCACCAGGTTTTGCCCCTTGCCCAATTTTAATTTCCAATAGATTTGAAGAGTTCAAGAGCTCTGCGTTGACACCGAAACGGCCGGAAGCGATTTGCTGTCCGCGGGATTTCGGGTACTTGCCCAGCATATCCTTTATCTCCCCGCCTTCGCCATTCATGCTGATCATGCCTAACCTCTCGGCAGCTTCCGCATAGGCCCGGAAAGCAATCTCATTTTGTGATCCAAAGGACATGGATGCTATGACGAACGGCAATTCCTGTTCGCCGACCGAAAGACTGACTTCTTCAGAAGGGATGGAAGCATCTGAAGTTTTTAATGATGTCAAGTGGCGGATCGTCGTAGGATTGGATTCTTCCTGTTCGGTGATCTTTTCGCGATAAGCATCATAGTCCCCGGTTGAAGCAACCTCTCCAATGGATTTCCAAATTCTAGGGAAAAGATGGAAGGTCTTACCCATCCGTTCTTTTTCATTGCCGTAATCTTCCGCCCGCTGGATGGCATCTGCCTTGATTTTATCAAAATTATAGTCCAGATCATTGGATCCAAAGAAGTTAGCCACATTTAAATATTTCGCGATTTCCTCATGTAAACCGATGCTTGAGAAAAGTCTTCCATAGCCGCGCAGCTCATGAATGCCAATGGTCGAGATGACTTTTTCAAGCCCTTTCGTCAAGGAGTTATATAGATTGGTAACCCCCTTGATGTCATCTGAAGATAAGGAAAGGAACATATAATAGGGGCTGATTAAGTTGGCCCCAAGACCATAAGAAACGATGATATCATGCAGTGACCTTAGCGATGCTGAACGTAAAAGGATGGAACAATCACGGCGCTTGCCTGTGCGGACCAACGCTTGGTCGACGGCTGAAGTGACAAGGTGGGGATCAAGCCAAAGGTTGCCGTTTTGATGGGCAAGGGCATCATCCAGAACGAGCAGTGTTTTTCCTTCATCCACTGCATTGACACTTTCATCCGTTATCCTGGTCAAGGCATCCGTGATGTTTTCAGCCTCATTGAACGTGCTTGAAATGAAGTGCACGAGTTTTTGATCTTGGTAATATTTAATGAACTGATCATAGCTTGGCTGCGATACGATTGACGAACTCTCATAACCCGTTGATCCTTCAATCAATAAGGGAGTCAGCAGCTCCGTGACATTTCCTGCCTTATTCGCTTCGAATAGGGAAGGGCGTTTTCCGATGATGGTTCTTGTTGAGAAGTGCTCGGTTTCCCTGTCACGGTCAATCGCTGGGTTAGTTACAACGGCCACACTTTCCTTGATGAAATCAGCGATGTTGGTCCGTTGGGGATTAAGTGCTGCCAGTGGCGCATCGTGACCAAGTGAACGAATGGGCTCAGCGCCTTTTTCGGCCATCTGTTCCACTAATTGTACATGCTCCCTTTCCCACCCAAAGGCTTTATACTGACCATTATGAATGGCTTGCGTGTTTGTCATGGAGATAACCTTTTCAAAAACTTGGGGCTGTAAGCGGACTCGGTCTTTGGAAAGGACGAAACGATCATTGAAGAGTTCAAATACTTTATCCTGGTAATCCTTGTATGTGTACAATTCAATACGGTCGCCGTTCCATTTCAACCCGATTTTTTCCCCTGGACCCATCGGTTTCGGATCACCGGTATATTCACTGGAAGGGATGATTCCTGGTTCGGAAGTGAACATATAGGATGATTCCGTTTCAATATTCCATAGTGGGCGCAAGCCTAAAGAGTCGACAGAGAACACGGCTTCATCGCCGAAACGGGAGATGATGCCTGCCGGACCTTGTGCAAAATGACCCCATGCTTCCCTTAAATACGTATATAAGTCTTGTAAGTGCTCGGGATATTCCTTGATTTCATTGATGATTGGCGGAAACATAAGATCGACAGCTTCAAATAAAGAGTAGCCATGACGGCAGATGAAAGTCTCGATCGTCTTGTTTAAATCCTGTGAGTCGCTTCCATCTTTAGCGATGGGAACTCCGATCATTTTCGCTTCATCACGCAATTTGGCGATGGTATTGATTTCGCCATTATGACCAAGTACACTGAAAGGCTGGACCCGGAAGAAGCTTGAGAGAGTATTAGTTGAAAAACGATTATGTCCCAGTGTCATGGTGGAGGCAGCCAAAGGGTCTGCAAGATCAAGATAATAGGCAGGGAGCGTATCCCCCGCACCCATCACTTTGTATACCGCATGATGCTGGCTTAAAGATGCAACATGGATGAAATCACTTTTTTCGATGTCGGAAGTCAGTTCAAAAAGGACATTTGAGAGCTCCTGGTTATTATTGATGGTGGAGGAACAGGCGAATTGCCAGAACATTGGGTCTTCTTGAATGGCAATCGGTCCCAATGCTTCGGAACGGTAGGCTTTATCCGTTTCGAATATCAACGAGAGACCATGCTTGAGCAGTTTCTCCTTGACTTCGATTTTTAAGTCGTTAGCTTCCGTTTTTTTGCTTAAAAATAAATGGCCGACTATGAAGGAATCTTGATCGACGATGCTTGAATCGACATTTACCGCTTCAAGCTTCTTTTTCCAAAGAGCCCGGGGAATATCGATATGGATGCCGGCGCCATCGCCCTCACCATTGATGAAGCCGCAGCGATGGTTCATTTTAACCAGGGCGTCGATACAGGAAAAGATGTTTTCGTTAGTAGGGATTTTCTTTTTTTCGATGCAGGAAACGATACCGCAGGCATCATGTTCTTCCTTGTGAAACTCTTTAAATGTAGCAGGTGTCCATTGTTGGGCCATAAATGTGGCTTGAATAAGGTTACCCTTATTCTCTGCCTTTCACCTCCTGTAGCATGTGTTTAATGGGGAAATATTAGTAAACCCGAACAATAGTCCAAGTTTTGATAGATTGAAAGAAAGTGTATAAATGTATATAAATGTATCCATATCATATCATTTAAATATTCAGAAATCAATTTTTTATACAATGGGCTGGATGCTGTGAATGATGGGATTTATGTGGGAAGTGGCCACAAATGCCAATATTAAAGATTTATTACAGAAAAAAAAGAAACCCCCAAGATTGATGTACATCCTGAGGGTGTATAAAAAATGCATAATTATGCTGATTTGATTTATTATATTAGGTTTTTGAATGCATGTTCAACCGCTTTTAGAGTATAAGCGATATCGTCATCCGTGTGGGCGATTGTCAAGAACCAGGCTTCGTATTTGGACGGTGCCAAATTGATTCCCTGGTTGAGCATGAGTTTGAAGAACTTAGCGAACATTTCGCCATCCGTATTTTCCGCCTGCTCATAGTTTTCAATCTTTTCAGTGGTGAAATAGATCGTCAATGCCCCTTTAAGGCGGTTGATGGTGATCGGAACATTATATTGGCGGGCCGCTTTCAGGATACCTTCTTCAAGGATTTTTCCCAGCCGGTCAAGTTCTTCGTACAGACCCTCTTCTTTAAGTACTTCTAAGCAAGCTATCCCGGAAAGCATGGAAGCAGGATTTCCAGCCATCGTACCTGCTTGATAGGCAGGTCC
This window encodes:
- a CDS encoding glutamate synthase-related protein, which produces MAQQWTPATFKEFHKEEHDACGIVSCIEKKKIPTNENIFSCIDALVKMNHRCGFINGEGDGAGIHIDIPRALWKKKLEAVNVDSSIVDQDSFIVGHLFLSKKTEANDLKIEVKEKLLKHGLSLIFETDKAYRSEALGPIAIQEDPMFWQFACSSTINNNQELSNVLFELTSDIEKSDFIHVASLSQHHAVYKVMGAGDTLPAYYLDLADPLAASTMTLGHNRFSTNTLSSFFRVQPFSVLGHNGEINTIAKLRDEAKMIGVPIAKDGSDSQDLNKTIETFICRHGYSLFEAVDLMFPPIINEIKEYPEHLQDLYTYLREAWGHFAQGPAGIISRFGDEAVFSVDSLGLRPLWNIETESSYMFTSEPGIIPSSEYTGDPKPMGPGEKIGLKWNGDRIELYTYKDYQDKVFELFNDRFVLSKDRVRLQPQVFEKVISMTNTQAIHNGQYKAFGWEREHVQLVEQMAEKGAEPIRSLGHDAPLAALNPQRTNIADFIKESVAVVTNPAIDRDRETEHFSTRTIIGKRPSLFEANKAGNVTELLTPLLIEGSTGYESSSIVSQPSYDQFIKYYQDQKLVHFISSTFNEAENITDALTRITDESVNAVDEGKTLLVLDDALAHQNGNLWLDPHLVTSAVDQALVRTGKRRDCSILLRSASLRSLHDIIVSYGLGANLISPYYMFLSLSSDDIKGVTNLYNSLTKGLEKVISTIGIHELRGYGRLFSSIGLHEEIAKYLNVANFFGSNDLDYNFDKIKADAIQRAEDYGNEKERMGKTFHLFPRIWKSIGEVASTGDYDAYREKITEQEESNPTTIRHLTSLKTSDASIPSEEVSLSVGEQELPFVIASMSFGSQNEIAFRAYAEAAERLGMISMNGEGGEIKDMLGKYPKSRGQQIASGRFGVNAELLNSSNLLEIKIGQGAKPGEGGHLPGSKVTAKIAEARNATIGSDLISPSNNHDIYSIEDLAQMIHELKTANDKAKVAVKVPVVPNIGTIAVGVAKAGADIITLSGFDGGTGAARIHALAHVGLPVEIGVKAAHNALLESGIRQNVEIWADGGLKSSMDVLKVMLLGANRVGFGTLSMIAVGCTTCRGCHLDTCHVGIATQIESEAQAKEHGLRRFVPRKFDLAVQGLTNMFSAFAKELKSLTGSLGVKNLQDIVGRSDLLQQVKGQQSLDLTYLLKNLDITPFSHKETAAYLNEGSMQVAVGAEYLDSHVDDLQQSRSYSSITSEQRVLGSRVSCHRVRGRLDGSYKKLPPVHLSYQDGSIPGNGLGAYNTEGISISVNGGAQDGIGKTSIGGNIAIFKSPGKDGKFYNGSVGKGFGYGAQHGLLIAQGDADARAGIRLSGADMIIGGLLKQPLPEKENGNIAVTSNIKGFAFEYMTNGRGLVLGDPGPWICAGMTGGVVYLRQQPESGLTKEVIKKRVAKGAKISIEPLSAKGQQDVAELLGKYTALLKDHGQPEEAASLETLLQNPEQHFLQVVPVKEQADPAVSTE